From the genome of Cynocephalus volans isolate mCynVol1 chromosome 15, mCynVol1.pri, whole genome shotgun sequence:
ACACTTAGTATTCTGAAATTTGACCTTTATTAATTGCACTTCTTAGAGAGCTAATTAGTGAAATTGATATCTACCTATCATTAGGACAGGGGTTCCCCAACCTGGCTGCACTTTAGAATCTCCTGGAAGCTTTTGTAAACCATACCTGTCAAGATCCCATACAAAGAGATTTGATTCAGCGCATCTGAGGTCAGCACATCTAAGGGCATTTGGAAGCTGAAGTGTGGATCAAGGCTTGGGAATCTTCTTTTAAGGCCTTACTGATTTGGGTTAGAAGCATCTCTCAAATTCCTATAGGACTTCACTATCTGACATTTGATGTGTTCTGGCTTgaatttttagataatttttttctcaaatgaagataaaCTCTTCATGGACAGGAATTGTATTTGATATACCTTTGCATGTATTACTCTTGCACAAAAAGaattactgaatttaaaaaaatcttgccccaaattcttcttcttctcccctccctcctttacTTCCTTCTTCCCCTGCAAAtgacaagtgtgtgtgtgtgcatgtgtgcatgtgttcatATGCAggcatgtatgcatgcatgtttgtgtgtatgtatgtgtgcatgcatgtatatgtgtatatgtttgtgtgtatatgtgtgcatgtaggtgtacatgcatatgtatgtgtgtcgATATATgtatttgcgtgtgtgtgtgtgtgtgtgtgtgtgtgtgtgtctgcataaACACACTCATGCACTTACATGATGGGAAGAACGAGCCATTTACCTGAATAAGGCGCACAGGGTTCTGCATGATGTCCTCTCCCCCAAAGAGGTACAGTCTTTGGTCTTTCACAGCGACAGCCGGATGGAGAACCCCAACTGGCATGCTGGCCATACTCTCCCAGACGTTGCAGATGCTGTCATACCTCTCCATGGAGGCCATGAGCTCTTGCCCTTCTCCAATGCCCCCGATGGAGAAGATGAAGTTCTTATGGGCAGTGCTTCTGTGGGAGTAGCGGGCCACCAGCATGGGCTCCCCCAGCCTCCACTGATTGAGTTTCAGGGAGAAGATGTAGACATTGTGACTGACCAGACTCTTCCCTGCATTAACAGCCATGCCCCCAAACACATAGATGCTGCGGTGCAAGGTGACAGCCGAGGCCTTGTACAGCCGAGCTGGGAGTTTAGCAAGGCTCCGCCATTGGCCGGTTTGTCCATTGTATAGCAGGACATCCCTGGTggtctgctggttgtcttttcttCCACCCAAGAGGATGAGGCAGTCTTGGTAAGAGTTCCTTGGAGGGACGTGCCATGGGGGCTTGCAgtctggggtgctggtgctgtgcAAAGAAAACATGTGCCTCTTGGCTGTCTCCAGGATCGTCCTGCATGTGGGCGAGGATTGAAGGAGGCTGTCGTTGGCGATGAAGTGGTGGAAGAAGGCTGGATGGATGTACTGAAGCCTGACCTGCTGGAACAGGTCCTGCACGTATTGCTTCCGGGCCTGGAGGTCATGCTTGATCCAAACCATGAGGGCCTCAAAcaccttttcctcctccccacagaGACCATCATCTCCCAGGTAGTCTTGCAACTCCACGGCACAGAGCTCCTTCAGGTCCGCTGATGCAGCCACCTCTGGGAAACAGGTCAAGGCCACCTCCCTGGCTTTCTTCTTGAGGGTCTCACAGCTTAAGATTTCTGAGAGTCTGATCATGCCCAGGCAGTTGCTGGGGGCCAGCTGGCTCTGAAGGTATGAGGAGCAGGCCTCAAAGAGCTTGGGGTACTGCAGCATGGAAGCTGCCCCCATCAGGGGAAGGACGCTTTCGGCTGTGATGTGTACTTCGCCCGTGTACACGTACAGGACGATCTGGTCCAGGGTCGGCGAGTCGATGCCTTTCAGCTGGACTTTGGCCTCACTGTTCTCCCGGAAATTGCTGCAGAACATGGCCTTGAAGTAGGGGCTGCTGGAGGCCAGTACATTTCGGTGGCAGGGGACCTCCCAGGTACCAGCGCAGATGCTCACATCCGTCAGCATCCTGTTTTGTCTCAAGCCATTGAGCTGCCTCAACAAGTCAGAGGAGAAGTCCTGGTCTTTGAAGAACAGTTCATCTGGCGACTCCTCATCCATCCTACAAAGAGGGAAGGAAGTCCCAAAAGGAGCAAGGGCCAAGACTTTCTCAGCAGCCTGTGCGAAAGGGTCTAGCTGTGGGGGCTCCCAGACTCGCGCATCTACGTGCGTTCACCAGATGCTTGCAGGTATCGCCAAGAATATCGTGTAGTGAAAGCTGGAAAGGGAGGCCACCTGCACCCCAGGCCTCAAAGCCAACGCCTCAGTTTTTGGTTGTGATTATTCTCAAAGGTGATAGGCAGATAGCATCTTCAGCTAATCTGagaaaaaaccccaaacaccAAAGTTGGTGAAAGTTACTGGATTGTCTGTGGCTGAAATGTTAGCCTGAAGCAAGGTAACAGTGCTGCATTCGATCAGCAGAAGTGTCCAGCCTTTCCCCAGATTCTTAGCACATCCATAAATTTAGTAAAACCATCTAAACATCTCTTCCTGGGTGTTAGTCATTCCCCAAGGATGGCATCCTGGGGGTGTGGCCCTCTGGTAACTAGCCAGAAGTGAGGGATGAAAATACActtttacaatatatatatatgagggtacttcaaaaagtgcatggaaaaatagaattaaaagataatacagccCTTTctatgcactttttgaagtaccctcatatatatttttaaaaacatggcttCATGGAGGCTTTCAGGTTTTATTTAAAGATGGAATAAATAGAAGCAGAGCCCAAACAGGACGCTGCTGCATTGGCTGGCATCTGGCAGTCCACCTGCAGAAGCATAAAGCAGTAGGGATATTTACCTTGCTTTGCTGCAGTGACATCCACCGATGCCTGGTCTGACTTGTCCACCCAGAGAGCTTCTACCTCTGGCTCTAAGTGAAACCATCAACTCCAGGCCTTTCCTTCAGTTGGCAAATAATTTGTCCTGGGAGAGTTCTGGGTTTGTTTATGCTGAAGGCACTT
Proteins encoded in this window:
- the KLHL38 gene encoding kelch-like protein 38 isoform X2, producing the protein MDEESPDELFFKDQDFSSDLLRQLNGLRQNRMLTDVSICAGTWEVPCHRNVLASSSPYFKAMFCSNFRENSEAKVQLKGIDSPTLDQIVLYVYTGEVHITAESVLPLMGAASMLQYPKLFEACSSYLQSQLAPSNCLGMIRLSEILSCETLKKKAREVALTCFPEVAASADLKELCAVELQDYLGDDGLCGEEEKVFEALMVWIKHDLQARKQYVQDLFQQVRLQYIHPAFFHHFIANDSLLQSSPTCRTILETAKRHMFSLHSTSTPDCKPPWHVPPRNSYQDCLILLGGRKDNQQTTRDVLLYNGQTGQWRSLAKLPARLYKASAVTLHRSIYVFGGMAVNAGKSLVSHNVYIFSLKLNQWRLGEPMLVARYSHRSTAHKNFIFSIGGIGEGQELMASMERYDSICNVWESMASMPVGVLHPAVAVKDQRLYLFGGEDIMQNPVRLIQVYHISRNTWFKMETRMIKNVCAPAVVLGEQIIIVGGYTRRILAYDPQSNKFVKCADMKDRRMHHGATVMGNKLYVTGGRRLTVDCSIEDSASFDCYDPDTDTWTSQGQLPHKLFDHACLTLPCIPQAPSLP
- the KLHL38 gene encoding kelch-like protein 38 isoform X1; the encoded protein is MVSLRARGRSSLGGQVRPGIGGCHCSKARMDEESPDELFFKDQDFSSDLLRQLNGLRQNRMLTDVSICAGTWEVPCHRNVLASSSPYFKAMFCSNFRENSEAKVQLKGIDSPTLDQIVLYVYTGEVHITAESVLPLMGAASMLQYPKLFEACSSYLQSQLAPSNCLGMIRLSEILSCETLKKKAREVALTCFPEVAASADLKELCAVELQDYLGDDGLCGEEEKVFEALMVWIKHDLQARKQYVQDLFQQVRLQYIHPAFFHHFIANDSLLQSSPTCRTILETAKRHMFSLHSTSTPDCKPPWHVPPRNSYQDCLILLGGRKDNQQTTRDVLLYNGQTGQWRSLAKLPARLYKASAVTLHRSIYVFGGMAVNAGKSLVSHNVYIFSLKLNQWRLGEPMLVARYSHRSTAHKNFIFSIGGIGEGQELMASMERYDSICNVWESMASMPVGVLHPAVAVKDQRLYLFGGEDIMQNPVRLIQVYHISRNTWFKMETRMIKNVCAPAVVLGEQIIIVGGYTRRILAYDPQSNKFVKCADMKDRRMHHGATVMGNKLYVTGGRRLTVDCSIEDSASFDCYDPDTDTWTSQGQLPHKLFDHACLTLPCIPQAPSLP